Genomic segment of Engystomops pustulosus chromosome 8, aEngPut4.maternal, whole genome shotgun sequence:
tgtataggaagcgcaaTGTATAGGAAGCTCGCAGCGTACAAGGTGATCCGAGAACAATTCGCCTCCTGTTTCTGCTGGATGCGCAGATCCCTAAACAGGACATAATCCATGTGTTTGTAGAGGGAGGAATAAACAGTAAATCTCCGGGACAACATTCTGCGGCATCTCTACGGCTCATACGATTTTCTCTGTGAGCGCGTCCTATTCCTATCTGGGCTATAAAACGGAAGGTGTAATTTCCCACTAAACAAGTGAAGACACAAAAGAGCCACAAATGTGGAATTATATCTTTATTTTGCAAAACTTCACCTAACAAAAACATAATCCGTGGGCCCGAAGAATAGAAGGAAACCGGGACTAGGCGGAAAATCTTTAAATTCTACACAGATTTAGTCtcttttaaaggggacctgtcactaactccaaaatacaggcagtcccctacttaaggacacccgacttatagacgatccctagttacagacagacccatctgcccactgtgacctctggtgacctctctggatgttactacagtctcaggctgcaatgatccgctgtaaggtgtctgtaatgaagatttatggataatccttgaaaCTCCAAAAGTTTTTTTGCCTGGAGCAACAAGTATAAAATATCcagtttgacttacatacaaattcagcttaagaagaaacctatggaacctatcttgtacgtaacccggggactgcctgcaattcctttaattatatagtgccaacatattccgcagcgcaGCACAATGCTCGCCAAATCACTTTGACCACGTTTATCAAGGCTTTCGGATAatgttttatctatctatctatctatctatctatctatctatctatctatctatctcatatctatctatctatctatctatctatctcatatctatctatctatctatctatctttctatccatctcatatctatctatctatctatctatctaatatctatctatctatctatctatctcatatctatctatctcatatctatctatctatctatctatctatctatctatctcatatctatctatctatctatctatctatctcctatctatctatctatctatctatctatctatctcctatctatctcctatctatctatctatctatctatctatctatctatctattatctatctatctatctatctatctcatatctatctatctatctatctatctcatatctatctatctatctatctatctatctatctatctcatatctatctatctcatatctatctatctatctatctatctatctatctatctcatatctatctatctatctatctatctatctatctcatatctatctatctatctatctatctcatatctatctatctatctatctcatatctatctatctatctatctcatatctatctttctatatctatctatctatctcatatctatctcatatctatctatctaatatctatctatctatctatctatctatctatctacctatctatctatctatctatctatctatctcctatctatctatctatctatctatctgtctcctatctatctatctatctatctatctatctcatatctatctatctatctatctatctatcttctatctatctatctatctatctatctatctcctatctatctatctatctatctatctatctatctatctatctatatatctatctatctcatatctatctctctatctatctcatatctatctcatatctatctatctcatatctatctttctatctatctatctatctatctatctatctcatatctatctcctatctatctatctatctatctatctcatatctatctatctatctatctatcttctatctatctatctatctatctatctatctcctatctatctatctatctatctatctatctatctatatatctatctatctcatatctatctatctatctatcttctatctatctatctcatatctatctatctatctcatatctatctttctatctatctatctctctatctatctcatatctatctcatatctatctatatctatctatctatctatctatctatctatctatctatctcatatctatctatctcatatctatctatctatctatctatctcatatctatctatctatctatctatctatctatctatctatctatctcatatctatctatctatctatctatctcatatctatctatctcatatctatctatctatctatctatctatctcctatctatctatctatctatctatctatctcctatctatctcctatctatctatctatctatctatctatctattatctatctatctatctatctatctcatatctatctatctatctcatatctatctatctatctatctatctcatatctatctatctcatatctatctatctatctatctcatatctatctatctatctatctcatatctatctatctatctatctcatatctatctatctatctatctatctcatatctatctatctatatctatctatctatctcatatctatctcatatctatctatctaatatctatatatctatctatctatctatctatctcatatctatctatatctatctatctatctatctatcaatctatctatctatctatctatctatctatctatctatctatctatctcctatctatctatctatctatctgtctcctatctatctatctatctatctatctcatatctatctatctatctatctatcttctatctatctatctatctatctatctatctcctatctatctatctatctatctatctatctatatatctatctatctcatatctatctatctatctatcttctatctatctatctcatatctatctatctatctatctcatatctatctttctatctatctatctctctatctatctcatatctatctcatatctatctatatctatctatctatctatctatctcatatctatctatctatctatctatctatctatctatctatcatctatctatctatctatctatctcatatctatctatctatctatctatctatctcctatctatctatctatctatctatctatctatctcatatctatctatctatctatctatctatcttctatctatctatctatctatctcctatctatctatctatctatctatctatctatatatctatctatctcatatctatctatctatctatcttctatctatctatctcatatctatctatctatctcatatctatctttctatctatctatctctctatctatctcatatctatctcatatctatctatatctatctatctatctatctatctatctcatatctatctatctatctatctatctatcatctatctatctatctatctatctatctatctatctatctcatatctatctatctatctatctatctatctcctatctatctatctatctatctatctatctcatatctatctatctatctatctttctatctatctcacatctatctatctatctatctatctcctatctatctatctatctatctcctatctatctatctatctatctatctcatatctatctatctatctatctatctatctatctcatatctatctatctatctatctcctatttatctatctatctatctggagGATCCGTAGCCCGATCTCAGTGAgcctgatctatctatctatctatctatctatctcatatctatctatctatctatctatctatctcatatctatctatctatctatctatctatctatctatctatctatctatctcacatctatctatctatctatctatctatctatctcctatctatctatctatctcatatctatctatctatctcctatttatctatctatctatctatctggagGATCCGTAGCCCGATCTCagtgagcctgcacccaccttCTTTTTATCTCCAATAGTGTGCTGTTTGAAATTTCtacaagtatctatctatctatctatctatctcatatctatctatctaatatctatctatatatctatctatctatcatctatctatctatctatctatctatcctctatctatctatctcatatctatctatctatctatttatctatctcatatctatctaatatctatctatctatctatctatctatctatcttttatctatctcatatctatctatctatctatctatctatctatctatctcctatctatcttttatctatctcatatctatctatctatctatctatctatctatctatctgtctatctatctcatttatctatctatctatctatctatctatctatctatctatctatctatctatctcatttatctatctatctatctatctatctatctatctatctatctatctatctatctcatttatctatctatctatctatctatctcatatctatctatctatctatctatctatctatctatctcctatctatcttttatctatctcatatctatctatctatctgtctatctatctcatttatctatctatctatctatctatctatctatctatctatctatctatctcatttatctatctatctatctatctatctatctcatttatctatctatctatctatctatctatctcatatctatctatctatctatctcatttatctatctatctatctatctcatttatctatctcatttatctttctatctatttatttatatttctatcttctatctatctattctgaAATAtcctaaatattaaaaaatctgtaCTATATGGTTATTGGAATCACTCCCTTAACAGCAAAATATAATATAGAAAATCGAAGCTGCCATGTAAATCTACACATACGGCATAAGCATATTTACAGCAGTCATAAATTTTTCTGACAGACTACACGTACAAATGGCGCACTAAAATCTATGGAAATCTATATTAGCCATTTACATATTATATCCATATTCCTCTAGAGATCAGGTGTAACCGACGACTCCGGTCTAGTTAGAAATCGAGATCTATCCACATTCTCATAGAAATCTCAAGCAATTTATACTGCAGCTGGTTCTGTTCATACAGAATGATGGTCCCTCCTCAGCTTCACTCACTTCTtagcttatgacaggttccccccAGTTCTTGCATCATTCTATGAAAGGAGTTCTATAGTATTATAAATAACATGGCTTCCTATTATGACCTCCACCACACCTGTCCATGTATTGAGTCTGATAATACAACTCATCTCTATTGAAAtaaatggagctgagctgcagtaccataaACAAACCATAGAGTACATTGTGGCGCTGTTTAGTCAaatcctgtacaacccctttaaaggacatctaccatcaggtttacTCATAGTAGACTAGTCCTACTCACAAGCTCGTGCAGAGTTCTTCTTCTTAGAACTTCTTTTATTAGAACCCGATACAGAGCAATTTTGAcactatagagttataaaaatgatgctaatcaTCTGCTCACCTGGGTCTCTCCGGATTATGTCCCCTGTCCGCCACTGACTGCCTCATCTCCATTCCCGTTCAAGCTCATGCAGAATCATTCTTTTTAGAActtattatatacaggcggtccccaacttaaggacacccgacttacagatgacccctatttaaagacggaccccactgccccctgtgacctctggtgaagctctctggatgctttattgtagtcccagactgcaatgatcagctgtaaggtgtctgtaatgaagctttattgataatcattggtccaattacaacaaaaaattttgtctggagctacaattataaaatatacagttttgacttacatacaaattcaacttaagaacaaacctaagaaccctatcttgtacataacccggggactgcctgtacaccacAATTTCGTCGATATCAAgttgtaaaaattatgctaatcagtctggggCCCGTTGAGGAGAGACAGGGACAGGCGGGACTGGAAAAGTAATGGGGGAGTGAATAAGTTATAAGATGAGGCGCTCAGAGGTGCCCCAGTAATGAAAGTCAGAGTGCCCCAGACTGATTAGCATCATTTCTATAACTTGATATCCCCGAAATCTTGGCATACAGGGTTGTAATAAAAGAATTTCTCAGAAGGATGAATTTGATATTGCCAAAATCCTTAAAATAAAAGAAGTTCTAAGATGAACAATTGTGCAGGAGTTTGCCACAATatactgtatggctggtgtatggTACTGCAGTTCAGCTCCATTTATTTCAACagagatgagctgcaataccagtcacAGCCTAAGGACAATAGTGGTGCtgtttctgttaaaaaaaaaattgaaaccattttttttatCTCAAACAATCCCTTTTAATGTCACAGCACCTGCCATAGCAGCTCATTGACTGGATTGCTACAACCATATGTATCATAGCAATCAATAAACCAACCATTGCCCCCCCGAATACCATCCTGAAAATTTAGCAGGATTCACATTGATGCATATTATGACTACACATCTGACTACACAAGAACAACTTCACACTGAAGAGTCAAGCACTATGTTCCCCCTGTTCACGATCTGATTACATAAATTATAGCCTAACTCTCAAAATCCGATGATTTTTAAGAGAAAAACAGGTTTCCCCGACGTTGTAGAAATCTAAAGGATCAGCACAGAAACCGTTACAATCCTGCGACCgttacaaaaacaaacaaattcaaataaagtctaaacaacaacatgttacaatgtatcacgtCCTGTCGCCGCCTGCAGGTGCGGGATTGGTCGGTTCTCATTGCAGAATTTGCTCCAATAAATATGTGTAGggatcctcccctcttctcctttcTTACTCCTTTAGGTGCCTCAGGATTGTAGACGGTGCAGTCGCAGTACGAGTGGCCGGAGCCCAGGCGGCAGGTGAGGGGGGCACTGCCAGTCACATAGGTGGGCGAGACTGTGAGGCATGAGGCGGCGCTTGGCTGGTGCCTCCTGCAGAGCTCTGAGGTCCTTACATACGCCTCTTCCTCGATGTAAAGTTGCTGCTGCTGTTCAGGTGGACTGGGCTTTCTGCAACAGGCAGCTGGATATGCAGCAATGCGAGGCTGCCCATAGGGACCAGCGGGGGACTACAGCTTCTGCGGCCGGTAGTCGGTGATGTCGCTTCTCTGTTGTCGGCAGCGTCGGCTCTGGAACTTGCATGTGAAGAAGCTTTGTGCTTGGAGGTGGGGGGAATAAGATAGGTGAAAGTCTTGCAGCCCACCCTCCTGATTGCCCTAAGTGTCCCTACACCTGGACTGCTATCTCCATCCTCCAGACATCTCCTCTTCCAGGGGCTGTTTCTTCAGGCGGCTCCATGCACGATTTTGGCTGAAACCATGTCTTGTGGTCTGGGGCTGGCGATCAGCGATGGCCCCGTGGTGGCCAGCTACTTCTCTGCTCTCAGTCAAGGCTCCTCGGAAACTTGTGTTCCTGTTCACACTGTCCCTATCCGTCACTTACCTCTTCTATAGCCTGCTTAGCTGCTACACCTCATTGCAGTTTCCATTGCAGGAGGCTGGGATCTACTTGCAGGCAGACTCTGGGCTCAGTCCTGTGGATGTGATCAGAACTGCGTCCTTAAAACCAGATACCAGCAATGGAGATTTATTCATTTCAGGGTCTGGGGACCCAGTAAGGAAGAGTAATAATGTGACCAGCAGAAGTAGCACTGACAGAGATGGGGACGTAGATGCTGAGCTGAAGTCCTCTGGAGGCATCAGTGTCCCCCTGGCTGCTTCATCTGTGCTGGAATTTAGCAATTCTGTGCCCTCTACTGCAAGTTTCAGCAGGATCAGGACCCTGAATACTGTGCTACAACCTGGGTGGCCTACTATAAGGAGCAGCACACCAGCACAAGCTTCAACCCAGGGACTTGGCTCATTTGAAACCCAAAAAGAGAGAGTTCTTGGACCTGGAGACTTCACAGTATCAAGGAAAAGTCCAAGGGAGGTTTTTCAGATTCCTTCCACTGCTGTCAGTGTTAGCACCTTGAGCAGGACACCCATCCTATCCACCTTGGACAGGGCTACAATTGCAGCAGCACAAGGGTTCAGCACCTTGGACAGAGCTCCCCATGCACAGGGGTCCAGCACTTTGGATAAAGCTTCGCCCGCAGCACAGGGGATCAGCACCTTGGATAGCACCCCCATTGCACAAGGCTCCTTGGATAGAGCTCCCATTGCATCAGCACAGGGGTTCAGCACCGTGGATAGCACCCCTATTGCAGCACAGGGGTTCAGCACCTTTCAGAGCTCTCCCATTGCACCAGGGTCCAGCACCTTAGATAGGTCTCCCATTATAACAGTACAGGGGTCCAGCACATCAGTGGACACTTCCCAAGTTTCCAGTTCCTTGGATAGTGCTCCAGTTTCAGCTTTTTCCCAGGATCTCAGCACCGTGGACAGCGCTCCCATATTTTCTTCAGCACCAGTGCCCAGCACCTTAGACAGTGCACCAAAAATCCACCTTCCCCATGATCCTGGAGCTGACCTCTCACTCCAGAAATCAGCCGAGGTAACTAAGGAATCCTACCAGCAAACCGTCAGCATCAGCAGTGACAGCACAGCTATCCCCAGCGCGTCTCCCAGACTGGATGACTACAGTACTGCTGACACTGCTCCTAGTCCTAAAAGTGATCCCCCTACATACATGCTCCAAGATACTTATCCCAGAATACCTGCTCCTGGGGAGACCGACAGAAACACGGATTTTACAGGGAATGACATGCCTATACCCTTAAAGGAGATCTCTACCTGGGACAGCACTCCTTTAGCTGCCACTGAAATGATCCCAGAATCTCACACTGGGTATTTAGAGAGAGAAACTCAGGAATCCAGCACCACAGAGGAAGAGCTTAGTCGCCGACTATCTGTGAACAGCACCATAGAGtatggagagaagaagctgccccAGGCTATTATTATTGGGGTGAAAAAAGGGGGTACCCGCGCTTTGCTGGAAGCTTTAAGAGCCCATCCTGATGTCAGGGCGGTCGGCATGGAGCCTCATTTCTTTGATAGGAACTATGAGAAAGGGCTGGAGTGGTACAGGTAAGGTCCTTAGTATTGCAGAGCTCATAGTGTTAACTATATCCTGCCCAGCTGGCTCCATAAATGCACGCGCCCTTGCTTACTATTGCATACTgtacatcatcctatatgtccatTGTTTCCGAGAAAACTGTGTAATAATGGGCAAGGAATCCGCATCCTTATCCGCTAGGACAATGCTATTCCAGGGAATTCAGTAATGCAGGTTTATATCCCATTGTATTTGGTGGCTTTTCTATTATTTCACACGGTTTATTGGATATTTCTCATGGATGGATTTTCCCGCTGTAATATACAATATTTTACCCTGCATTACAAGAGATAGGTGTATGGGATCTATATTATACAATGTAGAATAGCAATCATCTCTCCTACAGCATTTGCTCACTAGATGAATATAGTTGATGGTGTTTGTAGCTTGACTGCCAGCCAAAAAGTTCTGCTGCTATATCAACCCTGAGCGGCAAAGCCGTATATACTTCTATCTATAGATCTCCCATAGTAAATTATTCAGCAGCATCTCTATTGTATTCTGCATTATATTGTGTGGAGAAAATAGGTCTCATATACATCACATTCGGagacatgatgcatctattgtattTACTCAAGAGATAGTAGTGTAATATTTTCTACATTGTTATATATGGACGTTCTCCACATTCACATAAACTATAGGGCACAAGGAGAGGGACACAGTTGTCATATGTTAAGTGATTTGGATACATTGTATTAGGATCATTTTGGATGTAGATACAAATGACTGACTAGCGAAATTGTATGAAAAGAATACAATGTTATAATGTTTCAGCAACCCAAAAGATATCTAAAACATATGCATTATGCCAAAACTTTACCAAAATTTCTTAAAATATACATCACATTTACAGAGAAGATGAAGAGTTGGTCAATGCCCAAGTTTGGACACAAAACTGCATCCTCACCAGGGGACTGCGAGGTTCAAAAGTTGGAAGAATAAAGAACTAGGATTTTGGCATTTTATGACAATGATATTTAACCCCCTGTGGTCCACTTTGATTTTACTAGTCAGCTGTAATCTTCGTAAATTATAAGATGTCTATGAAATAGAGAAATGGATAAGAAATGAAGACGCAGTATTCTGCCCACAGATTATGGTAACATTTCTTAAAATTGGAAGTTGAAAGGGTTGATGGGGTGCGGTAGACTTTTAGATGTTTGAAGTTGCCGTATTCACTTTTAAATCTCCCACTTCCATAGGGTCTGTTCAATCAAGACTGACATATTTAGGACTTTATACTCTAAAATTCTTTGAATATAGGAGTCTATGGGAGATTTACTGTAAATTCAAAGCCTATAAATTGTATCTCTTTTTGTATAGAAAATCCTTAAACTTGATGTAAACATAAAAGATCCggcgatacattgtaacaatgtaACTTCAACAACACAGAAATCTATTTTGCTTTTTGCAGTGTTAACCCTTAGGTAAACCTAAAAACCCCATGAGATAAGTAGAAGCCTATGTTCCCTTGTTTTAGGGAATAAACTACCAGATCATTGCCCctattacatacattatatacatcttaTACATAGAAAACCTGTCCTTGCCTGAAAGTTTAACAATCTTACTACTTGTACTTTGAAGATCCCTTCTTATTTCCAAGAACTATACACTGGATACATAGAGATAGATCCTTATAGGAAAGGGTTCTTTACAGTTCCAGTAGTTCAGTTATCAAATTTCCCCTATAGATATAGATAGTAATGGCAGAAACTATTTCAGCATTTAGTGATGGGTTGAATGAAAAATGGTGGAAAGGGCaagaatgtataaaaaaaagtaatggaATTAGGACTTCTGGGTGTTAACTCTGGGATTATCCTGGATATGGGATGGTGGTGCTCATCCTATAGGTCTtcagattattattatagtattatattatcttctTCTGGATGGACACTATAGATTTGAAGCCCTGGTCACTATGACTAAGTCACAGTAGGAATCTTCTTCCCTATAGACGTAGTGACGGGTGAATAGGATCGGGGGTGACTATAGCTCATTAGACAGATCCCTGTAATTTTGATAATCCCCTGGGTGTTGCTTTCAACCCCTTAAATTACTATTATTTTTTGTGTCTGTTTTGTACTCCCAAATCTGAGCAGTGGACTGACAGGGTAAAAGTCGGGGGAAGTGACTGATCTCTGCTGCTCCTTCCACTGGAAGTAATATTATTATAGTCATATCTTTAATATGCAAAAACATCACTTACCTGGGTGGAGATAAGTGGCAGTCACGCAGCGCCTGGATGGGCTCTATTAAGCTTTCCTGATTGCTGAACTTTAAGGTTAGTGCAATTTCATTAGCGCTATCAATCTTATTCATACAGAGAAACAAAACACTTGTAGAGTCTGCAATTACACCCAGACATCATGTACTAAGgctgcgtccacacgttcaggttttcagatgcagtttttgaagccaaaagcaggtgttgaTCATGATGGTTGAGAACTTGGGAGATGCTGCCCCTCTTCCTTTTtctgtttggacatcaaaaactgcatccaaaaaactgaacgtgtggacgcaccttAAAGGTGCATGTCCTGCAGAGCTGTAAACTCCTGACTTCTGTGGACCAAATGTGAGTCATATAGTGGGAGCATTCCCTGTACATCTCCTGGTCACTATAGATCTGTAGGTTGTCCATGTGAGGCCATACGGTGGAAGCATTCCCTGTACATAGACATAATACAGTCATGTAGTAAGGTAAGTACTTGTGTGTGCTGCAGAGCTGTAAGTAATCTCCTGGTCACTATAGATCTGTAGGTAGTCCATGTGATGCCATACAGTGGAAGCAATCCCTGTACATAGACATAATACAGTCATGTAGTAGGGTAAGTACTTTTGTGTGCTGCAGAGCTGTAATCTCCTGGTCACTATAGATCTGTAGGTAGTCCATGTGATGCCATACGGTGGAAGCATTCCCTGTACATAGACATAATACAGTCATGTAGTAAGGTAAGTACTTGTGTGTGCTGCAGAGCTGTAATCTCCTAGTCACTATAGATCTGTAGGTAGTCCATGTGATGCCATACGGTGAAAGCATTCCCTGTACATAGACATAATACAGTCATGTAGTAAGGTAAGTACTTGTGTGTGCTGCAGAGCTGTAATCTCCTAGTCACTATAGATCTGTAGGTAGTCCATGTGATG
This window contains:
- the LOC140074948 gene encoding uncharacterized protein; translation: MAPWWPATSLLSVKAPRKLVFLFTLSLSVTYLFYSLLSCYTSLQFPLQEAGIYLQADSGLSPVDVIRTASLKPDTSNGDLFISGSGDPVRKSNNVTSRSSTDRDGDVDAELKSSGGISVPLAASSVLEFSNSVPSTASFSRIRTLNTVLQPGWPTIRSSTPAQASTQGLGSFETQKERVLGPGDFTVSRKSPREVFQIPSTAVSVSTLSRTPILSTLDRATIAAAQGFSTLDRAPHAQGSSTLDKASPAAQGISTLDSTPIAQGSLDRAPIASAQGFSTVDSTPIAAQGFSTFQSSPIAPGSSTLDRSPIITVQGSSTSVDTSQVSSSLDSAPVSAFSQDLSTVDSAPIFSSAPVPSTLDSAPKIHLPHDPGADLSLQKSAEVTKESYQQTVSISSDSTAIPSASPRLDDYSTADTAPSPKSDPPTYMLQDTYPRIPAPGETDRNTDFTGNDMPIPLKEISTWDSTPLAATEMIPESHTGYLERETQESSTTEEELSRRLSVNSTIEYGEKKLPQAIIIGVKKGGTRALLEALRAHPDVRAVGMEPHFFDRNYEKGLEWYRDLMPRTVEGQITMEKTPSYFVTNEAPQRIHSMAKDTKLIVVVRNPVTRAISDYTQTLSKKPEIPTFEVLAFKNRTLGLIDASWSALRIGIYALHLESWMQYFPLSQILFVSGERLISNPAEELAKVQDFLGLQRIITDKHFYFNKTKGFPCLKKPEDTGAPRCLGKSKGRTHPKIDPDVIQRLRKFYKPFNAMFYQMTGQNFEWEKEELES